From one Azospirillum ramasamyi genomic stretch:
- a CDS encoding response regulator, translating into MMEPPRHDDRTEPIPSAAPEDAEGTAPAVCREPADFYAPAGRDSVGRFCRRFLDENALTATELLHHPRHQTSLSNTATFVAILTQAERAMERPGGQKGALTPLVNEIARLTRERLKENPPPDFLPDAYPGTAAELLSNGGFLGRFLLDAAITQHIAAGRSFAEKAESLLELAATTGHPDALVPLERLLGEIVLSDSGTASCARDAPFVTLIDLIVTLIAADRPMPEDAPPVFRGLDALMRRVQMPVLRESLTAAFRREMAKPACFTIASAGDMFGIEAVQREILALSDLSARLRDREGNYAGGARTEAALQRRTALLVNEDTVPEITRGRNFMQKLRILFVLQKMPLSPTAAKAVTDYLKSFFDSRDFAGRLLDCWKDRNEKLKGVAEVQRMVQSSAFPEEEREFLAGQIDDIQNAFLRTQRVLAPLIQAKDDPPADTVLDIVRLAGEGAFCNGKSRLAVARVLYRHCHRPRFVRHVLLNAPGPKERAARAGWLRQSLAMVGVPFLDLSTQRVLVVDDEDGPRAFVTSVLRELGIGRVDTAVDGQDALDRFQADGAAYDLIVCDWMMPRLSGLDLLKHVRETRSDLPFLMVTALATLEAVKKALAHHVSGYIAKPFTPDQLEEKVFLVMAQKGIGE; encoded by the coding sequence ATGATGGAGCCGCCCCGCCACGACGACCGCACCGAACCGATCCCATCCGCCGCGCCGGAGGATGCGGAGGGTACCGCTCCCGCCGTCTGCCGGGAGCCGGCGGATTTCTACGCGCCCGCCGGGCGCGACAGCGTCGGCCGCTTCTGCCGCCGCTTCCTCGACGAGAATGCGCTGACGGCGACGGAACTGCTGCACCATCCGCGCCACCAGACATCGCTGTCCAACACCGCCACCTTCGTCGCCATCCTGACCCAGGCGGAGCGGGCGATGGAGCGGCCCGGCGGTCAGAAGGGCGCGTTGACCCCGCTGGTCAACGAGATCGCCCGGTTGACGCGGGAAAGGCTGAAGGAGAACCCGCCGCCCGACTTCCTGCCGGACGCCTATCCCGGCACGGCGGCGGAGCTTCTGTCCAATGGCGGCTTTCTCGGCCGATTCCTGCTCGACGCCGCCATCACCCAGCACATCGCCGCCGGACGCAGCTTTGCCGAGAAGGCGGAATCCCTGCTGGAACTGGCCGCGACCACCGGGCATCCCGACGCGCTGGTTCCGCTGGAGCGGTTGCTGGGCGAGATCGTCCTGAGCGATTCCGGCACCGCGTCCTGCGCGCGCGATGCGCCCTTCGTCACGCTGATCGACCTGATCGTGACCCTGATCGCCGCCGACCGGCCGATGCCGGAGGACGCGCCGCCGGTCTTCCGCGGGCTGGACGCGCTGATGCGGCGGGTGCAGATGCCGGTTCTGCGCGAATCGCTGACCGCCGCCTTCCGCCGCGAGATGGCCAAGCCGGCCTGCTTCACCATCGCCAGTGCCGGCGACATGTTCGGCATCGAGGCGGTGCAGCGCGAGATCCTGGCGCTGAGCGACCTGTCCGCCCGGCTGCGCGACCGCGAGGGCAACTACGCCGGCGGCGCCCGGACCGAGGCGGCGTTGCAGCGGCGCACCGCCCTGCTGGTCAACGAGGACACGGTCCCGGAGATCACGCGCGGCCGCAACTTCATGCAGAAGCTGCGCATCCTGTTCGTTCTGCAGAAGATGCCGCTGTCGCCCACCGCGGCCAAGGCGGTCACCGATTACCTGAAGAGCTTCTTCGACAGCCGCGACTTCGCCGGCCGGCTGCTGGACTGCTGGAAGGACCGCAATGAAAAGCTGAAGGGGGTGGCGGAGGTCCAGCGCATGGTGCAGTCCAGCGCCTTCCCGGAGGAGGAGCGCGAGTTTCTGGCCGGCCAGATCGACGACATCCAGAACGCCTTCCTGCGCACCCAGCGCGTGCTGGCGCCGCTGATCCAGGCTAAGGACGACCCGCCGGCCGACACCGTGCTGGACATCGTCCGTCTGGCGGGGGAGGGGGCCTTCTGTAACGGCAAGAGCCGGTTGGCGGTGGCCCGCGTCCTCTACCGCCACTGCCACCGGCCTCGCTTCGTCCGCCATGTGCTGCTGAACGCGCCGGGGCCGAAGGAGCGGGCGGCGCGGGCCGGCTGGCTGCGCCAGTCGCTGGCGATGGTCGGCGTGCCCTTCCTCGATCTCTCCACCCAGCGGGTGCTGGTGGTGGATGACGAGGACGGGCCGCGCGCCTTCGTCACCTCCGTCCTTCGCGAACTGGGCATCGGGCGGGTCGACACCGCGGTCGACGGCCAGGACGCGCTGGACCGCTTCCAGGCGGACGGAGCCGCCTACGACCTGATCGTCTGCGACTGGATGATGCCGCGGCTGAGCGGACTGGACCTGCTGAAGCATGTGCGCGAGACGCGCAGCGACCTGCCCTTCCTGATGGTCACGGCGCTCGCCACGCTGGAGGCGGTAAAGAAGGCGCTGGCCCATCATGTCAGCGGCTACATCGCCAAGCCATTCACCCCGGACCAGTTGGAGGAAAAGGTCTTTCTGGTGATGGCGCAGAAGGGGATCGGGGAATAG
- a CDS encoding RcnB family protein, with protein MKKSLLAMAAAVLALTTATGTPAFAQGWQPGQDNRHAAQRQGPERGPHQGWDQRDRGRRMEPPAHVAPHRFGPPDGRGWRAGQRLPPEWRAPRHVIAKPAAHHLHRPPPGHRWVRVGPDAVLVASTSGIIVRIMPGLFR; from the coding sequence ATGAAGAAGAGCTTGCTCGCCATGGCCGCCGCGGTCCTCGCCCTCACAACCGCGACCGGCACTCCCGCCTTTGCCCAGGGATGGCAGCCCGGTCAGGACAACCGTCACGCCGCCCAACGTCAAGGCCCCGAACGGGGGCCGCACCAGGGCTGGGACCAGCGGGACCGGGGCCGCCGGATGGAACCGCCCGCCCATGTGGCGCCCCACCGTTTCGGCCCGCCGGACGGCCGCGGCTGGCGGGCCGGACAGCGGTTGCCGCCGGAATGGCGTGCGCCGCGCCACGTCATCGCCAAGCCCGCCGCCCACCATCTGCACCGTCCGCCGCCCGGCCACCGCTGGGTCCGCGTCGGCCCCGACGCCGTGCTGGTCGCCTCCACCAGCGGCATCATCGTGAGGATCATGCCCGGCCTCTTCCGCTGA
- a CDS encoding helix-turn-helix domain-containing protein, producing MTGTQCQEARLRLGWSTRMLADKAGVPWYAVMNLDYGTGEVDPAIVDALARAFKQAGVDLR from the coding sequence ATGACCGGGACGCAGTGCCAAGAGGCACGCCTGCGCCTTGGCTGGTCGACACGGATGCTGGCGGACAAGGCCGGTGTGCCGTGGTACGCCGTGATGAATCTCGATTACGGGACGGGCGAGGTCGATCCGGCCATCGTCGATGCCCTCGCCCGTGCCTTCAAACAGGCCGGTGTCGACCTGCGCTGA
- a CDS encoding ATP-binding protein, translating into MDEGTDGAVANRLDMLLRNDLSELERLAEAVDEFIERNQLPPDLAFKFNLCFDELITNTVSYGYDDAGPHEIRVRMEADAAELRAEVEDDAAAFDPFADAPPPDLTSEVDDRRVGGLGVFLVKKTMDRASYRREGGRNLVLLAKSFG; encoded by the coding sequence ATGGATGAGGGGACTGACGGTGCCGTGGCGAACCGCCTGGACATGCTCCTGCGCAACGACCTGTCCGAATTGGAACGGCTGGCCGAAGCGGTGGACGAATTCATCGAGCGCAACCAGCTGCCGCCCGACCTCGCCTTCAAGTTCAATCTCTGCTTCGACGAGTTGATCACCAACACCGTTTCCTACGGCTACGACGATGCCGGCCCGCACGAGATCCGGGTGCGGATGGAGGCGGATGCCGCGGAACTGCGGGCGGAGGTGGAGGACGACGCCGCCGCCTTCGATCCCTTCGCCGACGCCCCGCCACCCGACCTGACCAGCGAGGTCGATGACCGCCGCGTCGGCGGCCTTGGCGTGTTTCTGGTCAAGAAGACGATGGACCGCGCCAGCTACAGGCGCGAAGGCGGCCGCAATCTGGTCCTGCTCGCCAAGAGCTTCGGCTGA
- a CDS encoding serine/threonine-protein kinase — protein sequence MPDGSVGGVLPGPIGPYRVEGVLGQGAMSVVYRATDGRTGQPVALKLLRGELLAAAERNAVLARFGREAEIGLKLDHRNIVRVHDYGMLDAAHGGAPYLAMELIQGKELKHYLEADTPLSVQQGGALMAAVLDALAFAHARNIIHRDIKPANIVVEADLTPKLADFGIAQISSSDLTQAGDLLGTPAYMAPEVLRGEKADARSDLFSAGVVLYYLLAQRRPFSGSVATVMQQILFVEPPPPSHGNPELPPPFDSVILRALAKAPADRYAGAAEFAEALRHALAVAGTMGASAPTAEVTLLNAELPATAAPARDRDALAAALETALRAIPGQPIDARKLTELLDLLAEWQAGSGGDAQRWQSVLLGAGIEPLTELIVAATPAPRAAPASQRRDWMPLVRLFAAMNRALAGTPAADRAKMSAARIAFDLSGRFFLYSGELNRVLMDGDNPDIQMLSLDFLRLEILQHALEELGAEAELAQSRSAMLMFAVQVIRKVTQILRACTDGNDGLARFGVAIILANIEELIVMAQRLFETGGQATGGLPQDAVAEFIAAAGRFATLSVEELRGEVATGAGTPESFGARLRGVGQLYLFATRLTAPDCAPLMHSLSTMLYGLVAGLTADLGNAPVGDTGARTRLVALAEMASGLGWSEVERIAVTALRRWAVAGAAV from the coding sequence ATGCCCGACGGCTCTGTAGGCGGCGTGCTTCCCGGTCCCATCGGCCCCTACCGGGTCGAGGGCGTGCTGGGCCAGGGCGCCATGAGCGTGGTCTACCGCGCGACCGATGGGCGGACCGGGCAGCCGGTGGCGCTGAAGCTTCTGCGCGGCGAATTGCTGGCGGCGGCGGAGCGCAACGCCGTGCTCGCCCGCTTCGGGCGCGAGGCGGAAATCGGGCTGAAGCTCGACCACCGCAACATCGTGCGGGTGCATGACTACGGCATGCTGGACGCCGCCCATGGCGGCGCGCCCTACCTCGCCATGGAACTGATCCAGGGCAAGGAGCTGAAGCACTACCTGGAGGCCGACACCCCGCTTTCGGTGCAGCAGGGCGGCGCCCTGATGGCGGCGGTGCTCGACGCGCTGGCCTTCGCCCATGCCCGCAACATCATCCACCGCGACATCAAGCCGGCCAACATCGTGGTGGAAGCCGACCTGACGCCGAAACTGGCCGATTTCGGCATCGCGCAAATCTCCTCCTCCGACCTGACCCAGGCCGGCGACCTGCTGGGCACCCCCGCCTACATGGCGCCGGAGGTGCTGCGCGGGGAGAAGGCCGACGCGCGCAGCGACCTGTTCTCCGCCGGGGTGGTGCTCTATTACCTGCTGGCGCAACGGCGGCCCTTCTCCGGCTCCGTCGCCACGGTGATGCAGCAGATCCTGTTCGTGGAACCGCCGCCGCCATCCCACGGCAACCCGGAACTGCCGCCGCCCTTCGACAGTGTGATCCTGCGGGCCCTGGCGAAGGCCCCGGCCGACCGCTATGCCGGCGCCGCGGAGTTCGCCGAGGCGTTGCGCCACGCGCTGGCCGTCGCCGGCACCATGGGTGCCTCGGCCCCCACCGCCGAAGTGACCCTGCTCAACGCCGAGCTTCCGGCGACCGCCGCCCCGGCACGCGACCGCGACGCCCTTGCCGCGGCGCTGGAAACGGCCTTGCGCGCCATTCCGGGCCAACCGATCGACGCCCGCAAGCTGACCGAGCTGCTCGACCTGCTGGCGGAGTGGCAGGCGGGATCCGGCGGCGACGCCCAGCGCTGGCAGTCGGTGCTGCTCGGCGCCGGGATCGAGCCGCTGACCGAGCTGATCGTGGCGGCCACCCCGGCGCCGCGCGCCGCGCCGGCAAGCCAGCGGCGCGACTGGATGCCGCTGGTCCGGCTGTTCGCCGCGATGAACCGCGCGCTGGCCGGAACGCCGGCCGCCGACCGGGCGAAGATGTCGGCGGCGCGCATCGCCTTCGACCTGTCCGGCCGTTTCTTCCTCTATTCCGGCGAGTTGAACCGCGTGCTGATGGACGGCGACAACCCGGACATCCAGATGCTGTCGCTCGACTTCCTGCGGCTGGAAATCCTTCAGCACGCCCTGGAGGAGCTGGGGGCCGAGGCCGAACTGGCGCAGAGCCGCAGCGCCATGCTGATGTTCGCCGTTCAGGTCATCCGCAAGGTGACGCAGATCCTGCGCGCCTGCACCGACGGCAATGACGGGCTGGCCCGTTTCGGCGTCGCCATCATCCTCGCCAACATCGAGGAACTGATCGTGATGGCCCAGCGCCTGTTCGAGACCGGCGGTCAGGCCACCGGCGGGCTGCCCCAGGACGCGGTGGCGGAGTTCATCGCCGCCGCCGGCCGATTCGCCACCCTGTCGGTGGAGGAACTGCGCGGCGAGGTCGCGACCGGAGCCGGCACGCCCGAGAGCTTCGGCGCCCGCCTGCGCGGCGTCGGACAGCTCTACCTGTTCGCCACCCGCCTGACGGCACCGGACTGCGCGCCGCTGATGCACAGCCTGTCGACCATGCTCTACGGCCTCGTCGCCGGGCTGACCGCCGATCTCGGCAATGCGCCGGTCGGTGACACCGGCGCCCGCACCCGGCTGGTGGCGCTGGCAGAGATGGCGAGCGGGCTGGGCTGGAGCGAGGTCGAGCGGATCGCCGTAACCGCGCTGCGCCGCTGGGCGGTCGCCGGCGCGGCGGTCTGA